The following are encoded in a window of Bacillota bacterium genomic DNA:
- a CDS encoding ABC transporter ATP-binding protein, with amino-acid sequence MSLLELEDVRVSYGNVEAVKGITLSVDEGETVTLLGANGAGKTTTLRAVSGLLRPRGGQIRLDGREINALPAHKIVELGVAHVPEGRRVFATLTVEENLNLGAYKHRRDRARVEAGRDRAYRLFPRLAERRNQLAGTLSGGEQQMLAIARGLMANPRVLLLDEPSLGLAPKLVQEIFRTIREINREGVTILLVEQNARIALHVAHRAYVLETGRIVLAGPSRELREDPRVQQAYLGVGKRIAAARRATREGAGSGIEQPAPDARSRV; translated from the coding sequence ATGAGCCTGCTTGAGCTTGAGGACGTTCGCGTATCATATGGAAACGTTGAAGCGGTGAAGGGCATCACCCTGAGCGTCGACGAGGGAGAGACCGTGACCCTGCTCGGCGCAAACGGGGCGGGCAAGACCACGACCCTTCGGGCTGTCTCCGGGCTTCTGCGGCCGCGCGGCGGGCAGATCCGCCTGGACGGCCGGGAGATCAACGCTCTGCCTGCTCACAAGATAGTAGAGCTGGGCGTCGCGCACGTGCCCGAGGGGCGCCGGGTGTTCGCCACGCTTACCGTCGAGGAGAACCTTAACCTTGGAGCCTATAAGCACCGCCGCGACCGCGCTCGGGTCGAGGCAGGGAGGGATCGAGCGTACCGGCTTTTCCCGAGGCTTGCCGAGCGCCGGAACCAACTCGCGGGCACCCTGTCCGGAGGCGAACAGCAGATGCTCGCCATCGCTCGGGGGCTCATGGCGAATCCGAGGGTGCTCCTCTTGGACGAACCCTCACTCGGGCTCGCACCCAAGCTCGTGCAGGAAATATTCCGCACGATCCGGGAGATCAATCGCGAGGGCGTGACCATTCTCCTCGTCGAGCAGAACGCTAGGATCGCGCTCCACGTGGCGCACAGGGCCTACGTGCTCGAGACCGGTCGCATCGTGCTTGCCGGGCCATCGCGGGAACTCCGCGAAGACCCCAGGGTCCAGCAGGCGTACCTGGGAGTGGGCAAGAGGATCGCTGCAGCTCGCCGGGCAACGCGCGAAGGAGCCGGAAGCGGCATCGAGCAACCGGCACCGGACGCGAGAAGTCGCGTCTGA
- a CDS encoding NAD(P)/FAD-dependent oxidoreductase has protein sequence MATVVVVGAGIGGLTAATTLRKGLAREHEVAVVEREMVQGFYPSLLWILEGRRTPKDITRSLDALSRRGITLIHDTVQDIDMAHRVVKCEREQVPYDFLVLAPGADHAPELVPGLVDGPTHPMASGSARTSGPVFNLFSIEGILGLRGALEAAERGDILVVAPTGPHKCPPVPVETAMILDRVLRRAGKRKRFSIRVFSPETLPFEAAGAAVGRTAVQAMARRGVSYHGNWHLEAVERDRRVAVFAEGRVAYDILVFIPPIRVPDFVRRAGLSSGNDGFVSVDPHYLSVSGPAAPDSAGGKDRVFAIGDVTSIPMPRGGFVPKSGAIAHLQSLVVVGNISALVRGKSPARRFSGTAMCVIEMGDLAPITAVGNFLARSGDFKVLPRLRTFVSIKAAIERKWLSERE, from the coding sequence ATGGCAACCGTAGTGGTCGTGGGCGCCGGAATTGGGGGGCTCACAGCAGCGACGACCCTGCGCAAGGGGCTTGCGCGGGAGCATGAGGTGGCGGTGGTGGAGCGCGAGATGGTTCAGGGGTTCTACCCGTCCCTCCTCTGGATACTCGAGGGCCGGCGGACGCCGAAGGACATCACGAGGAGCCTGGACGCCCTCAGTCGGCGAGGCATCACCCTCATCCACGACACCGTTCAGGACATCGACATGGCGCATCGCGTCGTGAAATGCGAGCGAGAGCAGGTGCCCTATGACTTCCTGGTGCTGGCGCCGGGGGCGGACCACGCTCCTGAACTTGTCCCGGGCCTCGTGGACGGGCCGACGCACCCGATGGCATCGGGATCGGCTCGGACCTCGGGGCCGGTCTTCAACCTTTTCTCCATTGAGGGGATCCTCGGTCTACGCGGGGCTCTGGAAGCGGCCGAACGCGGAGACATCCTCGTAGTTGCGCCGACCGGTCCGCACAAGTGCCCGCCAGTGCCCGTCGAGACCGCCATGATCCTCGACCGCGTCCTGCGCAGGGCGGGCAAGCGAAAGAGGTTCTCGATAAGGGTGTTCTCGCCAGAGACGCTGCCTTTCGAGGCTGCAGGCGCCGCCGTGGGCAGGACAGCGGTGCAAGCGATGGCGCGTCGCGGGGTGTCATACCACGGGAACTGGCACCTCGAGGCTGTGGAGCGGGACCGCCGGGTCGCGGTGTTCGCCGAGGGCCGCGTAGCATACGACATACTCGTTTTTATCCCGCCGATCCGGGTTCCCGACTTCGTGAGGCGTGCCGGCCTCTCCTCCGGAAACGACGGGTTCGTGAGCGTGGACCCGCACTATCTCTCGGTCTCGGGGCCCGCCGCACCCGACTCGGCAGGCGGCAAGGACCGCGTTTTCGCAATCGGGGATGTCACTAGCATCCCCATGCCGCGCGGCGGGTTCGTTCCCAAGTCGGGCGCCATCGCTCACCTCCAGTCTCTCGTGGTCGTAGGCAATATCTCCGCGCTGGTGCGCGGGAAAAGTCCTGCGAGACGCTTCTCGGGTACCGCGATGTGTGTGATAGAGATGGGCGATCTCGCGCCCATCACGGCTGTCGGCAATTTCCTGGCTCGCTCGGGGGACTTCAAGGTCTTGCCGCGGCTCCGGACGTTCGTTTCAATCAAAGCGGCAATCGAGCGGAAATGGCTTTCCGAACGGGAGTAG
- a CDS encoding prepilin-type N-terminal cleavage/methylation domain-containing protein, with protein MFGHSASHKPVRRAESLEQLLVGSNGFTLVEVLVALLLAAILLVPAMSSIAGMLTTKAREDVKAQALELARSTLEAIKALDSSSFSEDPVSPLTVTTPDGRASFDIERVMRVYDWDPSDPSNKLWEVTVSVYEHPMTDDATPLCSLTTLIYPQ; from the coding sequence GTGTTTGGGCACAGTGCTTCACATAAACCAGTCAGGCGGGCGGAAAGCCTCGAGCAACTCCTCGTCGGCAGCAATGGGTTCACGCTCGTTGAGGTCCTCGTGGCCCTTCTCCTCGCGGCCATTCTCCTGGTGCCGGCGATGTCAAGCATCGCAGGCATGCTTACAACTAAGGCGAGGGAGGATGTAAAGGCCCAGGCACTTGAGCTTGCCCGAAGCACCCTCGAGGCGATTAAGGCGCTTGATTCCTCTTCCTTTTCGGAGGACCCCGTCTCCCCGCTCACAGTGACAACACCTGATGGCCGCGCGTCTTTCGATATCGAGCGTGTCATGCGGGTCTACGATTGGGATCCAAGTGACCCCAGTAACAAACTGTGGGAAGTGACCGTGTCCGTTTACGAGCACCCCATGACGGATGATGCAACGCCGTTGTGTTCCTTGACGACACTGATATATCCCCAATAG
- a CDS encoding prepilin-type N-terminal cleavage/methylation domain-containing protein: protein MEIGSTPGVRKPHRDRGFTLVEVLVVLTIVPLVLGIAFSAVSVALRSYRLVEARADLCSAGTLVMETLGQDIRGVRRIYEDSSEARFHGLVQDNMTDVSYEFVPSEGSLPGTLRRNGKDLFGPDTSVTSCEFTYLAPGPDPDAPLEEVAPQNASSVKVRLTIANKSTSMTYESIFDARNL from the coding sequence GTGGAAATAGGCAGTACACCTGGGGTTCGAAAGCCACATCGAGACCGGGGCTTTACGCTGGTTGAGGTCCTCGTCGTGCTCACCATAGTCCCGCTCGTGCTCGGGATCGCCTTCAGTGCGGTCTCGGTCGCTCTTCGCTCATACAGGCTCGTCGAAGCCAGAGCCGACCTTTGCTCTGCCGGAACGCTGGTCATGGAGACGCTGGGACAAGACATACGGGGCGTAAGAAGGATCTACGAGGACTCGTCGGAAGCGCGGTTTCACGGGCTTGTACAAGACAACATGACAGACGTTTCTTATGAGTTTGTTCCGTCGGAAGGGTCCTTGCCAGGCACCCTGCGTCGAAACGGCAAAGATCTCTTTGGGCCCGACACGTCCGTCACGTCGTGTGAGTTCACCTACCTTGCGCCAGGCCCTGATCCGGACGCTCCCCTTGAGGAGGTCGCTCCTCAAAACGCCTCGTCCGTGAAAGTGCGGCTCACGATCGCGAACAAGTCGACCTCGATGACCTACGAATCCATCTTCGACGCACGGAATCTCTGA